The Watersipora subatra chromosome 7, tzWatSuba1.1, whole genome shotgun sequence genomic interval TATTTCAAAAACCTGCATCATAAGTTCagcaatttaaaataaatttgcaatTCTCGTACCTTTGTTTGTTCAATTGCCCGAGTAACCATGACAATAGCACTTGGTTGCTGCTGCCATATCATTAACCAGAAATCATTAACCACGGCATCGGTAAAAGGTCCTATAAATAAGAAAAAACTGACAAAGATTACAATGTACATTCGGTATAgagtacatgtagttttactACCTTTCCAactatgttttaatttttatgccACAATAAATCTTCAGCCATTACTAACTTTTTGTTAGCAATGTCCTCATCCTATTTGGAGTCAGATTATTAATAGCTTTAAAAGTTCTTTGAGCCTTGAAAACTACTCCTTCTAAgattttatatttcaaatagaaaccatgtacatataaaaaagCAGGGTTTTCACAACTAATaagaaataaaactaaaataaaacatatcttTTTTACGCAGTTTTGGAACAGATATGACTAAGAAAAAGTTTGAATACATAGCTGATTGTATAATGTAGTAATGCAGATAGTAAGATATATGTAGATGCACTTTAAGAAACACGTCGGTCTATTCTTAAAATAGCTTGAAATAGAAAACAACATACAATGTACCTAAATGTAGGTGTGTTATGCTAGCTTCAATAAACACATTATGCAAAGCTAGAATAGTTGTAGTTGTTGCTGCAAAGTACTTAATGAGTACTAAAGTATGTAATTAGGTCTTTATGTGAACAACAGTGcatcataaaattattacaaaactcTAAACATGCTTTTATGCAATTTGTCAAAATATACTCACAAAGATGCAGTCTTTAGCTCTAATTCATAAATACTTTCACATTTAGAAAAcaaatttctacataaattgACTGATGTTACATTTGCATCAAAATAGTTATTTTGGCCGGTCTATCAATGCAACAGCTCTACCCAGAAAGCTGCCAAACATCTACTTTAAAAACTACACTTCTTGGTAATTCTAAATCCTTGATTTTAGCATAGCATATCTTCCATTTGTTTACTTGTCATTTGATATTGAATTAGTTGTTAAGCatctctatttaaaaaaaatgttacaaTGTGGCTGTATGTATTATCACAACAGTAAATTAACAATCTACACATAACTCTCAGTACCCTTTTTTCTGTGACTTGGTCTGTCttactatagctattaaaatcttgaaataagaATCTGTAAGGTTTGACCTCGGAACATTCCTTTTACTAGCCAATAAGTTAACCAATCAAGCTATGTGAGATGTATTGGGTTTATTGGGCCATATGAGTAGTTATCTagattaaaatatgcatagcaacTCTTCATTATGTTACAGTACAATGCCACTAAATCTTGCACtatattagtaagtttagtaatACAAATACTagtttgctcaaattagccattggcaatgtgccaggctaatgggaAGTAGCAGGCGACTGCATTCCtgacactgtttataagctgtttttaatacctgtgcagaATTGAGAATGATAtagctagtataatataaaatatagccCTGGTAGTAAATACCTTGAGCAGCAATGTACTGTGCCTCTCTGCCATAGCCCTACAAAATGTCAATATTTATTAGCAGATGGAAAAAACTTACCAAAGTATTGAGTTgccaaatttttaatattacaaATCAGCATTCATATATAAACACTTATCATTACATATCATTGctataaatgtaatataaagcaagctaaacttacaaGGTTTCTAATAATCAGATTTTTTCGTTTCTCTGATAGAAAAAATGAAATCTGATGACATCTGAAATTTTTTTGAGTATTTTGTTTCATTGCAATTTTGGTGAATgctattacaccattttttGCTACTTTTCATGTTCCCAGCCAAGTGTGAAATAAAAGCTGCTTCTACAGGCATGCAAAGGCCTTTAATTGCTGAATACAAAGTATTTGTAATATGAGAAAACTTGAAAGATGATCGCAGAGCACAGCGTCATAACATATTTCTAATAAACATTCATATTTAGCTAACCTTCATAATAGATGCGTTTATGAAGTCTGACTCGTTTGGATCAGTTCTCTCCAAGCAAACTCTGTATTTATCAGCtgaaacaataaataatttatgttttgaaattattaacagttttatttttccctATGTGAAAATGTTTTATCTTCTAGAAATACTACTAGAGATACTTGAAATGACATCTTGAATCCCTATACTTACATGGGTACAGTCCCTTGTATCTACACTTTCCTTTGTTCTCAGCTGTTAAAGCCACATTCATTGTAGGAGCAGGCAGTTTGTGAAGTTCCTAAAATATTCTGAGCTGCatattcaaatattatttgCCTTAGCTGCTGAGCATTATCAGTATAAAAACTGTTCACCTCATCTTAGCTATgttaaaacttataaaaattgAGATCAAATGCTTGATGCTAAAACTGGAATCTGTTTCTCAATTCTCAACCCTTAAACTTTTTATGGTTAAGATATCTTTGGACACTCACTACAATTTTATGTGCAAAAAATATGCTAGAATATTGCCTTAGTTTGTGAACCAACCAATTTATACTGTTCTTCAATAAGTTCAATATTAGTTTTGATGTGAAACTCCAGCTCATCAATAGCAATAGCCTTAGTCCTATCTTCACTTCTTGTAGGGTTTTCATACAACATCTCATCATTTGCTTGGTCACCTTCAGCTGTAATACTACATTATCAGTCaagagcaaaataaaaagtaatagcATAAAattaatatctacatgtagaattAGTTTGTTTGCCTGGTTCATGTCTTGGTTCCGGGTTAGGTTCTGCACACGGTAAAGAATTTGATGGTGATGCTATTGGCTGATTCGGTACTTGACTAGGTGCAAAAGCTTCATCAGAAGGTAGACCTTCTCCTTTGTCCAAGCAATGAAGTTCTGTTGAACttttcaaatcatttttatcattGTTTGCAGAATGTCTTCTATGCCTAGAAAAAGTGTCgatacatatttataatattttgttcAGCGCTGAACTTTCTTGATCTTACGACATTTTACATATATCTACAATAATTGCACCTAATCAGGCTGTTAAAAATACCTTCTTCAAAAATGAATCCTAATCAATGAATTTATGCTCGATAATGAGCAAAATTTGTAAtgacaaaacttttttaaattccAGCAAAttgcaacaacagcaacatGAGCTAGTACCTAAGAattcattatatataaaaattggaaaaacaattattttatggtTCAAACTTAATGATTAAAAATTTCATGAAACGCTTTTAATATTATAGGCTGAACTAATTTGGCAAAAAGGCTATAGCAAAAGCAAATActgaaagttttattttacataattgTCACCCTTGAGTAGTTTTATATGTGACCGCTAAGCAAAATTACATTTGTATTCAAGTCAAATTAAAGTGATTGGGTTTTTTCttgtcaaactttacaaaaattgGAGTGATCTATTTAAATACAATGTGTTTTTACCTCCATATTAACAAGATGGTTCCACCAATAGCAAGGAGACCTAAAGCTCCGACTACGGCTCCAACAATGGTTCCAGTTGAATTTGGTTCAGACGGcgctaaaaaataaatattttttatagtcaataAAAAAAATGGTTGGGTATTATTGAAGTACAATCTGTCTTATCaatattcattttaaaaataaacttagtTAAGAATGTTCAGTGTTGCCTTTGGTAGTTTGCtggttgtataaataatttcaaaaaaatgtAGATATAACTTTATGCGATTTGGCTAAATCTTTTTGCAGTGGAAGTAGCACCAGTCTTTTTAATTGTTAGGGTGAAATCTTTTTCATACTTCACCAGTTATGAACAATTGTTTAAAGTAATCTTTCGTTAGTATTGCTAAATTTTATCAGCGCCTTGCGAGAATGTGCCACCAATAATTTCCACATGTTTTTCAAGCTAGATATCTTTACTACTGAAATATTTGGTAACTGTTTGAAAGATTTGAAAACTGTATATTGTTTAAAAAACATGTCACTTTTGTATGAGTCCTTAGATGACTGGTTGAGACTTGAATTATTGTTTGAGCTGAACAGTTCAGCCAGTAACAATAACACGATTTTACTAATTAGATCAAATTTAGTGGCTTTAAGTAATAAATTCTTGTTAAGAATTTAGGTTAAACAcatttttactgtaaaaataaaccaacaatatatttaatgaacttatggcaaaataatttttgcactATTATTTTTCCATGCAAATTAATTCAAAAGATAGTtgcaaacaaatttttgttatattttggtTGATGAAAAAATAAGTTGAAATTTGTATTGGTACAAAATTGATTGCAGTAAAATGTGTGATGGTTAGTGATTGTTGGACAGTTTTTTCTCAAACCTACATAAAGCACCAATACATGTAATCAgatcaaatttaatgtcaaataAAATTGGTTGATTAAGCTGAGACGAGTTCTAGCAGATGTAATTCAACATACCAGTAACTGTTTGTGGTTCAAGGACCATAATGAGTGGTTCATATCCTTCCTGCAATATTTAGTCATATTATGTCCCAAAGTTTGAATgatttcaaaatacatgtaaatgcctTTTTTAGATATGAGATATGATTATATATAGCATAGTTTTGATGAGGCTTCTCTGATGTATACTGAATACTGACCAACTGACATTAGATATAAAGCCTTTTAagaaatttgttaatttaaagtACTTACATCCACAAAAACTCGTACTGCCAAATACACGTCATATATTGCCCCAAAATTAAGAGAAGGATTTCCATCGGATCCGTCTCCTGCTATAAACTTGTATCCACTTCCAATTTCAGATGCAGGAATAGTTTTAGCAACATAACAATTTTTGGCTGAGACTTGAGGACAGGTAGATTTAGTAGAAGATCTTTTTTCTTGAGACTGTTCTGACAGCATAACTAGGTATTCACTGCAAACAACATGCGCTTCaattttacaacttttaaagtttttgttttgcatgCACAATGTTTAGTACATCAGTAAAGGTTTACGAATTTTCAGTTTATAGTAAAGATGTGGTTAGTGTCGGAATTCTATGCAAAAAAAGCACCAGTTGAACTAAAGGTGTTTTCTGAAAGCTGAAAGCTAAAAGTGTTTCCTAAATCCATGCTTCAATAAATTTGATGCTAGCTAAAATCAATATAGTTTTGACATAGTTTTGAAACATGATtggttttacaaaatatttcatCTGCATTTAAATGATGCCAATCTAAgcatgttacaaaaatgtttcttaCCTGACATCTACATTTTCCACCAGTACAGGTCTGATGGTTATTGTCACAGTTGGAAGCTTAGCTTTTTTCGGAGGTTGATTGATAGTTGGTTGCATGTTTCCTGCATTTTTCACTGCAGTGAATCAACATACATAAACTGAAAGTGGGTTTTTTAATAGCCAATAATTAGGTttcaatgtataatatataactatcaACTTACGTAGTATGAAAGCATATTGCATGCAGCATCAAAAAATGACAGCAGAAATTAAATTAGTTTTGACTGCAATGCAAAGGCATTTCCATATTCAAAACTAGGACAAGTATACTCTATGTATCAATGTACACTGGTTAACTTCAATAACATAGTTACTAACCCCCTCATAGGAATAAACAGAACATGCACACCAAGTATGGTAAATGGTTCATGCCGTTATCCTGTCCCATTAAGCTCTTTACTTTACATTACAgtaatatttgataaaaaatataaattgttagacttggaacaaaaatttacaagtcattttaaatttaattcacaaaaacCAGGGTGTTTTTAAAGCAGCGCAAAGGTTTAGTAAAAAACTGATTTTATACATATTGAAAGCAACTTCCAAATTGTAGTAACCCTAGAAAAGTTAGCAAGTGGCTGCTTGCCTACTGGCTTTATCAGAGAATAAATACGCCAGCTTCAGAATCTAGGTATAATAATTTCTATGAAATAGAGAAGCAGCctgaattataaaaatgttctaGTTAAATGTTTTTGCACTTCATCAGTGTTGCTTGTTAATTTTTTGATAAACAACGTGTGCGAAAAAGTATGGCATAAGACTTCAAAATTTACTAAGGAGCGAGGACAGAAATTCACCCTTATTcttcaactaataaaataatacttttcaTTAAAACACTACAGACAAAATTAATGCAACTTTCAACTAAACAAGTTAAAGGGTTTTTCACATTACTTACAAATTCTGACCAAAGTTAAAAATTTCTAAAAGATTCCATAAAACTTACATTTTAACTGGGTGTAGGTGTAGACAGTTGTAGCATTCCCTAGTCCAACTGAGTTTTCAGCCTTAGCcgaacaatttatttttgttgcagatGGTAACCCAGAAAAATTGCCAAATGCGGTGCCATCTGACAGCATAACCCTTTTTTCTTGACTGGTGTAGCAGCTCAGCTATAACAACAAATAGGCATGACTAAGCAACAGATGACAACTACTCTCAGCATAAAGACGGAAATCATAAAATTAAATTGCACATAGGTTTGTCTTACAATAAAGTATCTATAACAATTACATCCGCATGCAGTAAAGCATCTTTGAGAGCATTTCTAAGTCTTGATTGCTTGAAAAGATAAATGTATCATTGTAATAAATAGATTTTCAGGTTTTTATGTTATTGGTTTACACATATTGATGCTATTAGGACACTTTGACTCACTGATGTGCTTTAGATGTATAAACAATCAAAATTTGGAAGCAGTTAGAATACTAATTAAGCAATAGCCAAACTTACAACATGGCCTTTGATGATACCATTTGGAACTTCTGGTTGAGTAACATTGATAGAGACGCTTTTTGAAGTTGATTGtatagcaatgatatttggttTTCCAGGCAGATCTAAATACAAATAAAGAGGCTATCCATAAGTAGCTGTACAAAAATAGATGTGCACTAGATTTGTAACTGTAAcataatataaactatattcaattgtttaaattataacaaaaatatttaggatttttatATAATCACACATCTGTTAAACATATTGTGTGTATATCAAAAGTTGAATTTAAAAACTACTTAATTTGATTATGGACACGTATCTCAATTATTTTGATAACTAAAATTATCTATGAAACTTTACAACAATGTTGTTGCCCTCAATCGAAACACACATGTAGATGCTAAATGTTAAAACATTGAGTATAAAATTGTACAGCTGCTAAAATAATGCAAGCTGCTATATTTGACTGCATTGTTTATCAGCCGACCAAAAAGAAGCAGCTCCTAATTTGTAGACTGATGTAGTATCAATAGTATATTAGCACGCACAATTAACATCTAACATTATTGACAATGTGTAAAGCTTCTTAAAGactgtttaaatatgttttttaaatttgtttatatatttctacatttttgctaaatattgtttctgAAAACTTGCTTATTGTAAATACTCCGAATTTCATTTGCAAAAAACATGAAGTTGTATAAATGTGTGCATGAGAACTAAAGCTTACCTGTTTCACTTGTGAGAATATATTGGATGCTTTCTTTCTTTAGGTTGGCATTGTTGACAGCTGTTATTATCACTGAATAGTTAGTGAAACCTTGCAAATTATTAATGATGATGATCCCATGAGTCTCAGTAGTATCGTTGTAAGTCAGTGATCCATCCCGGCTCACAGTGATGACATAGTAGATGATGTTATCACAATAGGAATTGGACTCCTAGAATATCAGCCAAAGTCAAGGTAAATTATGTTGCAGTAAAAATCAATTAGCTTTTGCAGATAAACCTTCTTAAATATGAAATAGAACAAAATCGTTGCAATGTGACAGGTTTtactacataaaaattattaGTGTGTTGTTTTAAGACAGCAAAATAACATGTTTCTGagttaaaatcattaaaaagtaGCCATTGAGCTTCTAGCCATTTTCTAAATTATCTCAAAATTATTTCAAGCATTATAAAGAACTTAGTACAGTAATATGTTACCTCAAAAGAAATGTTGAGAGATGCTGATGAGTTTTGAAAAGGAGTAATGTTAAATTTGGGACGTTCAGGACCTAAAATGATTATAAAACAAATGATGTGCAGAATGCTGGAACAATGTAAATGGTTGAAGTTGATGCGCTATATGATCAGCTAAACAAAGCTGTAAGTGTCCAAATATTGTGAAAGGTATATGCTGGCAAAACTATTGCGAAATAAACAAtcttgtgataatattacataaGAGTGAGTTCGCTAAAAATTTAAGATATCTTTTTATAGATTCTAATCAACAAACTTTACAACCTTAATTGCACATGCTTACAAGTTTGCAAAAATGTTCGCCACTTATGCTTTCCGGCTATCCCACAACTGTTTTGTTACTTTAAGGACTTATACGCAACAACCGAGCTTGTTTGACGTCgcgtattttaaaatttattgtgtGTTTATCTTGAAGAACTATGTGAATGTACTCAAtagaaaagtttgaaaactattTGAAAGGGTACAACTGCAGTGACTCGTTAATTTTTGTTACAGAAAAAATGGGTTGCAAAGTCATGTACAGGCAAGTCTGATGTGGACGGCTATACAATCTTCAAAAGTCAACTCTATATCCGTGAAGAGAATATGACCATGTCTTTAAGAGTtatctttttttcatttattagacTATAATAAGGATGGTGTATAAGGTGTCATCAAAGGCTTAACTAAGTAATACAATTGAATGTAGGGAAATTGTGTAAATTCATGCTGAATATGAGCAAAACCTGACTATGGATGTATCACTAACTACATATGGTTATCTACCAACATTCTGTTTAGAAACCCAGCATAATATAACTGATAACTAATATTAACAACGTCAATATTAGCATAGAAAAGTATATAGCAAACTCGAAAGTATCTAAGTGACAAGATTTTATAGCTAATGACTTTACAAGCACTACATGTAGGAACTGTTTTTCCTGATGTGGATTTCTCTTGATGTGAAAATTTTCTTAGAAATTTTCCTATCAAGTAGAGGTATATTAAAACTAAACACTCtgaaagttaaaatttttataatatgtAGCAAAGCAGCATCAGTTTACTCTAAAATCGTTTTACTGACATGAATTGCTAGTATTcgaatagttttatattttgtacCCACTGTTGATTTTAAACATTACATTTACTTGATATCACTTTTTCTAGATATTATTCAAACTAGCTGCAACTTacctaaataaaatataacaacttaCTGCCACAAGGCATCTGTAGGTCTACCAATGCTTTAGGTCCAGTTCCTATAGAAGTTGATGCTTTAACTCTGCATTGCACTCGGTCTCCTGCATCATAATCACAGTATACTGCCTCATTGTCTTTAGTTTGAATCCATTCTTTGTTTTGGTTGTCATTTTCAACTTTGTGGCAAAGGTGCTGTAATTACATAAAAACTCTTAGTTTCATGCAACtaaataagtacatgtacatgtaggtgtttAAGTTAGGTGAGAATGAATTCAAcacattattattagtttaaatatataaaatgcaTTTGCTTAAATTGTATTACAATGTATTGATCAGCAAACAAAATTAGTGAATGACTGTTTCACTATTTTCACTATTGCAGATTACTAAAATTAAGTAAATTAGGCTCTCAAGTGCTAGACAGACATTCTGCTAGCTATGAAAATCCTAATCTTATTTTAGGTCCAAGTGACTGTTCATTATTTTTGTGTGAAAGCAACTatagcaaattttaataaatctgTAATTTCTGCTTTGCACTATTTATCTTAATAGAAAAAATAGGCAATTATGTCATTGTTATTTAGAATTAAAGATTTccagaaatttttgttgaatacATTCAGCTGTTTTATTTGCTCAGAACACGTTTTTTTAACTGATTTGgtgataaaaaatactgcattttgtttgctttgtTCAGCCAGTGTTTTAACTTACAGGGCACaaacttttcagttttgcaaacaAATTTCAGTTTTATTTACTAACCAAATGAACTTTTTTACCCAATAGTTAGAGCATTATATTCTATTCGTAAACTTATTATGGCGTTATATAAAAACGGAGTGAaatagttttcaaaattttaatatagaAACCATTTATACTTCTCACAGCAACTCCTTAATAATTAACTATTGTTTGCATAGCAGGTTTTCTGTAACTATATGTGACCTATAAACTCTAAAATAAAATCAGAACTACCGCTAACACAATCATACaaattaatatgaaaatatGTTTTGAATATAAATTACAAGCTGGCTACATGGCAGCTACTGCTATCATTCAGTTTTTTTGTAAGTaaagtaaaagtaaaatgaATTATCCAATGTAATATTCTATCTTACTGTCACTCATTTAAATCATAGCCACTACTCTCTTTATTTATGAGCCTACGTGGctgacaaataaaaaataatttgtctAAATTTCATTCTTTAAAATTGTTGGCTTTTTCTTGAACATTTAAAAGTTCTGTAGTCATTCCACCTTCTTGaagtcagttttatttgaaaCTTATTTGTGATGGCTCAAAGAACTGTCGATAATAATTACCCACGTTTAAATTCTtctcaaaatttttaaattagaaagtgtaataaaaatttgaaagcctTTTATTTTAAGTTACACCAGTGCTTGTTTTAAATGTTCAAACTTCCACAGAATAACAAAATTGGGGAAAAGCCATTAATGACGCAATTAAAATCTCAAACACGAAACAGCTTAAGCCTATCACACAGAGCCATTTATATTAGTGCCACTCAGATACTAAACATTGTTTTGTGGCAGTAAAAAAGAGCAGGCTGACGAAAAGGATCCATCGATagtataataattgtaataatatataataataattattgtagatACCTGAAATCAGCTTTGTTTGAATTGTGCTTTAAATATAGACAAAAGACTTTAAGATTTAgcattttcacacaaaaaatgtgaCCTTTCAATTAATGtagaattttcaaaaaagctaCAGAGCAGTAAAGGTATTAAAAAGCCTtttatgttttgttaaaattgcaGTTGTTTAAATCCTTCAAACTTTCCAGCAATCAAAAAATTAAGTAGGCCTATATGCATTTATTAGGATAACTAGACATTTGGTCGTTGTAGGGCTCAGACTCATCAAACTTAGCTTATTAAGTTGACATAGTAACCAGCTAAGCTAATCAGTGACATCAGCCTTCAATGGCTTGGCAAGGCCTCCAAATAGTTGCAACAGCTTATAACCTTTGCCATTTGTAATCGCAAAACGTGAACAAATTGATAGACAAGCCTACAAATGCATGGACTCATAAACAAATTTCAATAGTAATAAAGATTTTAAAGTATTCACTGCTACATGGAACTGATGTAACTAGCGTATATAGGTTACTTTATACCAATATTTTTGTGAACTAATAACATTTCAGAAGTTTGACTGAACAGAGTAATTCATAGatctatagactatatatagtAGTCAAAAAGTAATTTTCACTTACTGAATAGTTTGTAATAACTCCATTAGGAATAAGAGGCTCCTCCCACCTTATTGTGACACATGGTGTATCTTCTATGTGTGTTAAGTTGCTGGGTTTCTCAGGCTCTGCAATACAACACTAGTATTTAAGAACTTTTTGTAAACAAGTGAACACCTTTTAATTGATTACATAATGAAATACAGATGCTTCTTCATTTTTAAACAAGGATATTTATAATGTTTAATAGCATTTTAGGCATCTTATCAAATGCTTCTAAAAATTTTGAAGCTGTACATCAAGTACTGCTATTGgtgttgttgaaagaaaacattataatatcatatataatatacaatatcatTATATATCACATTTAATATcagataataataatttgtgGTGAGCCAATTATCTTAGACAAAAGTAAATTCCGTATAAGATCTGCATTGAGCATATCATTCAAGGTTTTGTGACTGTATATGGGTTTAGTTTCACATAACTTAGATTATTGTTTGTTGCATTAATTAGTTGTGATTGAACGCTAACTATTGTTTGCTGTTCAtctgattaaaattgacaatcATGAAGGTAAAACAACTACAATATCAAAATCTGGTTACATCACAAAAATTACTACTTTGAAATTCTTGAGAGTAGGTAACAAATTTTTCTTTGCCTAACGCACCTATAATGTTTCACCTTAATGTTTAACTTTAGAGCTAATccttcaattttaaaattttaatctgttaggCATTTGTAATTAAGCTAAAGTTTGTTAAGAGTTTTGATTATATCAAAACGTTTGCTGGCAAAAACTAAACTATCTAGTTCTAAAACTACCAGGGCAAGTTAAGATAAAAAGAAAACTTTTCCTAAATCCAATTTTAGTACTGGTGAACTTTTTCAATGAAATGTCAAAAAACACATAATAGCAGACACCAATTACACTGTAGGTAAGAACTGACAACtaagtaaaaaattattaattttagtgGCTGTGTTGGCTATTTTTCTATATAGTCAGTCCTAACTCAGAGATTAACCTGGTGAAAAAGCTGGTGAAAAAGCCGGTTGCTGGTGAAAAAGCCGTTTAGATGACATATCTATAGTTATGAACTTGaatagataaataaattaattcttACCTTATTCTTACTTTTATCAAtatttgttcaaaatttaatcatGTTCATACTTCTCAGTACTGTACAGAGAGCTCAGAAATGAGTTTAGGTAGTTTATGTATGAGGCATGACAAGTAAATGACtacatattaaaacaatttagcaTACATTTACACTAAATTAGAGCATGACAGACAaagttaaatacaaacaaagttGATGAATTATTATATGAGCAGACATTTCCTTGATCAAAAGTGAAACTAAAAGGAAAAAAAGTCTAAATATTGTTGCTACATTCATACTATTTTATCATCACTCAAATAATATTCATTCCACATAGCtagttataatattattataactagcTATGTGGAATAAATAAAAGAATCACTAAGGAATGTGGTAAGATTTGGTGAAGTATCTATTTCACCACATTTGACTATAATGCAGCATAACTAGAAAATCTGTTTGGGCTTAGAAAGAGAAAAATTGCTATGTCAGCAGGAAAACGCTGATTAAGGTATTTGCTTGAAGTGGTCTacgaaaataaaaaaacttactAAATGTTTGCTTTATATACAAAAATAGTTTTCAATACATGCTGCAAAAATTAGGAGATCttagaaaatatataacaaCGTAAATGTATTTAATGCTTTGTTGGTCACTGATTAGTTtaaggttttatttttattatacactAAAAAGATTATCCACTAACGTTTTAGATGAGACAAAAGCAATTCCTAGGGCTGAAGGTAATTTTATTCAGTGAAAAAGAATCATGTATTTGTGAGAAACATTTAGTCACTAAATtaaaatacttgttaaaaagatttaaaacagttatAAACCCCTTTTAGAATGATATGGCTTGACTACAGTTTGCTATGTTTTAAGCTTGGAGTAAGTGATGTTTCTTATTTTTGCTAGTCGACTGCTatagtttttctttgtttcaaaaaatttatatttgcttAGATAGGCTTTATTTTAAAGTGTATC includes:
- the LOC137400558 gene encoding phosphatidylinositol phosphatase PTPRQ-like, with protein sequence MVKKAGLKHQPAKYKLVQSKVFYMGHEISKEGLKINLEKALASLDWPFSEISGSCKASLEQKWLAKVAEREDKHRYTDETITLLKLKLQPSRCTPDQLCWQTLKWKYQNAGLSARSFQKVQSNDLSTLNAIQANDPKGNRGNQTPNNINCNEQPEYRYNITPGYGSRWQKELTSFFYLDGDVPYTFRVRARNNAGNSDWVVMTGRSYALSPQFVSDDIHVIATNSSCVTVFWSNPTYPGGNISSYERIIINCDSLTQVRYKINNEQYKASSAFNDLKPVTTYNFTVKATNDKGFVSFQSHTITTGEAKPEKPSNLTHIEDTPCVTIRWEEPLIPNGVITNYSHLCHKVENDNQNKEWIQTKDNEAVYCDYDAGDRVQCRVKASTSIGTGPKALVDLQMPCGSPERPKFNITPFQNSSASLNISFEESNSYCDNIIYYVITVSRDGSLTYNDTTETHGIIIINNLQGFTNYSVIITAVNNANLKKESIQYILTSETDLPGKPNIIAIQSTSKSVSINVTQPEVPNGIIKGHVLSCYTSQEKRVMLSDGTAFGNFSGLPSATKINCSAKAENSVGLGNATTVYTYTQLKLKNAGNMQPTINQPPKKAKLPTVTITIRPVLVENVDVSEYLVMLSEQSQEKRSSTKSTCPQVSAKNCYVAKTIPASEIGSGYKFIAGDGSDGNPSLNFGAIYDVYLAVRVFVDEGYEPLIMVLEPQTVTAPSEPNSTGTIVGAVVGALGLLAIGGTILLIWSITAEGDQANDEMLYENPTRSEDRTKAIAIDELEFHIKTNIELIEEQYKLGYGREAQYIAAQGPFTDAVVNDFWLMIWQQQPSAIVMVTRAIEQTKMKCKQYWPLSKGHVEVFGDFQVELKASEIYSDFSMNQLKVTLNGKSRVIPHFNYLAWPDHGVPDIEVFVSFHRLVTTTINHTSDRPLLVHCRSDTDITLVSNINSCAYMPLVLWHSYE